A stretch of Sphingomicrobium flavum DNA encodes these proteins:
- a CDS encoding zinc-dependent metalloprotease, protein MMMTALLPMMLASAPVMATALDEAPLMAVAADRVEGSIMVTLPAPGADGIAARYIYVSQLETGLGNSTVGLDRGAAANPRILIFRRAGKKVLAEVEQDRFIAPAGSAAQQQSVMNSFASETLWVGEVKESYEDGSFSFDISGFLTRDDMALADAIKNSGAGDYEFAKDLSVADPNFVKVFPENAEFLARLTLKAKKAEGSMRNVAPGNGNVSLSLRHSLIALPEPGFEPRTAKYGYAFGRQKVDYSAPLGAPMVYELANRFRLEKVDPAAERSRVKEPIVFHIDNAAPEPVRSALRDGVDWWRSSFEKAGLVDAFRVEILPEGADPLDVRYNVVNWVNRASRGWSYGNPIHDPRTGEIIKGTVMLGSLRVRQDILIFEALMGAGLTGTGDPNDPIDVALARIRQLGAHEVGHALGFSHNFAASTQGRYSVMDYPAPRVELVDGRLSIADAYGVGTGPWDDWVVDYLYAARNDAEGAVKVAEARAAGLRFISDTDARAPGTAHPQGGLWDDFADPVAELGRMMEVREAALARFNVDAIPAGQSANTLRRAFVPIWLIHRYQVEAAAKSLGGVQTPILLAGEQLDARRVPASKQAEAVDALMATLTRDALTVPERLHGMLSIAPGFSGDFQTDIEVMPTAGGAVFDPLAAAEIAAGHTLAIMLSPTRLNRLEIQHGADTSLPSAMQLVDRLLARAMPSKRGGDALDQRISTTIVLAIAEASRNGALSPTLALAMKSRLMRFGDQIDGKRVGDWQRGLAALLKDDAALDKALAGQLKLPDAPPGMPIG, encoded by the coding sequence ATGATGATGACGGCGCTGCTGCCGATGATGCTGGCCAGTGCGCCGGTGATGGCGACAGCGCTGGATGAGGCGCCGCTGATGGCGGTCGCGGCGGACCGGGTCGAGGGCAGCATCATGGTGACCTTGCCGGCGCCGGGCGCGGACGGGATTGCGGCGCGATATATCTATGTCAGCCAGCTGGAAACGGGGCTGGGCAATTCGACCGTGGGGCTGGATCGCGGGGCGGCGGCCAATCCGCGCATCCTCATCTTCCGACGGGCGGGCAAGAAGGTGCTGGCCGAGGTGGAGCAGGACCGCTTCATCGCGCCTGCGGGCAGCGCGGCGCAGCAGCAATCGGTGATGAACAGCTTTGCCAGCGAGACCCTGTGGGTGGGCGAAGTCAAGGAGAGCTATGAGGATGGCAGCTTCAGCTTCGACATTTCGGGCTTCCTGACGCGCGATGACATGGCGCTGGCCGATGCGATCAAGAATAGCGGGGCGGGCGACTATGAATTTGCGAAAGACCTGTCGGTCGCCGATCCCAATTTCGTGAAGGTCTTTCCGGAAAATGCGGAATTCCTTGCGCGGCTGACGCTCAAGGCCAAGAAAGCGGAAGGTTCGATGCGCAATGTGGCGCCGGGCAATGGTAATGTGTCGCTGAGCCTGCGCCATTCGCTGATCGCGCTACCCGAGCCCGGGTTTGAGCCGCGCACCGCCAAATATGGCTATGCCTTCGGGCGGCAGAAGGTGGATTATTCAGCGCCGCTGGGCGCGCCGATGGTCTATGAGCTGGCCAATCGGTTCAGGCTGGAAAAGGTAGATCCGGCAGCCGAGCGATCGCGGGTCAAGGAACCGATCGTCTTCCATATCGACAATGCCGCGCCTGAACCGGTGCGCAGCGCCCTGCGCGATGGTGTGGATTGGTGGCGCAGCAGCTTCGAGAAAGCGGGGCTGGTGGATGCCTTCCGGGTGGAGATTTTGCCTGAAGGCGCTGATCCGCTGGATGTGCGCTACAATGTGGTCAATTGGGTAAATCGGGCATCGCGCGGCTGGTCCTATGGCAATCCCATCCATGACCCGCGCACAGGCGAGATCATCAAGGGCACGGTGATGCTGGGCAGCTTGCGCGTGCGGCAGGATATCTTGATCTTCGAAGCGCTGATGGGGGCGGGGCTGACCGGTACGGGCGATCCCAATGATCCCATCGATGTTGCGCTGGCCCGCATCCGCCAGCTGGGCGCGCATGAAGTGGGGCATGCGCTGGGCTTTTCGCACAATTTCGCGGCTTCGACGCAGGGTCGCTATTCGGTGATGGACTATCCCGCGCCGCGCGTGGAGCTGGTCGATGGGCGGCTCTCCATCGCCGATGCCTATGGCGTGGGCACCGGGCCGTGGGACGATTGGGTGGTCGATTATCTCTATGCCGCGCGGAACGATGCCGAAGGCGCGGTGAAGGTGGCCGAGGCAAGGGCGGCGGGCCTGCGCTTCATTAGCGATACGGATGCACGCGCGCCCGGGACGGCGCATCCGCAAGGCGGGCTGTGGGACGATTTTGCCGATCCGGTCGCGGAACTGGGGCGGATGATGGAGGTGCGCGAGGCGGCGCTGGCGCGCTTCAATGTGGACGCGATCCCGGCGGGGCAATCGGCCAATACGCTCCGCCGCGCCTTCGTGCCGATCTGGTTGATCCATCGCTATCAGGTGGAAGCGGCGGCCAAGAGCCTGGGTGGCGTGCAAACGCCGATCTTGCTGGCGGGCGAGCAGCTTGATGCGCGGCGGGTGCCAGCGTCCAAGCAGGCCGAGGCGGTGGACGCGTTGATGGCGACGTTGACGCGCGATGCGCTGACCGTGCCGGAGCGGCTGCATGGCATGCTGTCGATCGCGCCGGGATTTAGCGGCGATTTCCAGACCGATATCGAGGTGATGCCGACGGCGGGCGGGGCAGTGTTCGACCCGCTGGCGGCAGCCGAAATCGCGGCGGGGCATACGCTGGCCATCATGCTGTCGCCGACGCGGCTCAACCGGCTGGAAATCCAGCATGGCGCCGATACGAGCCTGCCTTCGGCGATGCAGCTGGTGGACCGGCTGCTGGCGCGCGCGATGCCGTCAAAGCGCGGCGGCGATGCGCTCGACCAGCGGATTTCGACGACCATCGTGCTGGCGATTGCCGAGGCTTCGCGCAATGGCGCGCTGTCGCCCACGCTGGCGCTGGCGATGAAAAGCAGGCTGATGCGCTTTGGCGACCAGATCGACGGCAAAAGGGTAGGGGACTGGCAGCGCGGGCTTGCGGCGCTGTTGAAGGACGATGCGGCGCTGGACAAGGCACTGGCCGGACAACTCAAACTGCCGGATGCGCCGCCGGGCATGCCGATCGGCTAG
- the ychF gene encoding redox-regulated ATPase YchF, with the protein MGFKCGIVGLPNVGKSTLFNALTETQAAQAANYPFCTIEPNVGQVSVPDPRLDRIAAIAKSAKIVPTQLAFVDIAGLVKGASKGEGLGNQFLANIREVDAIVHVLRCFEDDDIQHVANKVDPLTDAEVVETELLLADLESLEKRVPNAQKRATGGDKDAKVTAAVLGKALDLLRDGKPARLTDINDEEEARHFAQAQLLTAKPVLYVCNVNEEDAANGNELSAKVFEKAKAEGAEAVIVSAAIEADMVGMDMEERLEFLKEMGLDETGLNRIIRAGYDLLNLHTFFTAGPKEARAWTVEKGAKAPQAAGEIHTDFERGFIRAETIAFDDYVGLGGEAAARDAGKLRQEGKEYVVKDGDVMMFKFNV; encoded by the coding sequence ATGGGTTTCAAATGCGGCATCGTCGGGCTGCCCAATGTGGGCAAGTCCACCCTCTTCAACGCGCTCACTGAGACGCAGGCGGCGCAGGCGGCTAACTATCCCTTCTGCACCATCGAACCCAATGTCGGGCAGGTGTCGGTCCCCGATCCGCGGCTCGACAGGATCGCGGCCATCGCCAAATCGGCCAAGATCGTGCCGACCCAGCTCGCCTTCGTCGATATTGCCGGCCTGGTGAAGGGCGCGTCCAAGGGCGAGGGCCTCGGCAACCAGTTCCTCGCCAACATCCGCGAAGTCGACGCCATCGTCCATGTGCTGCGCTGTTTCGAGGATGACGACATCCAGCATGTCGCCAACAAGGTCGATCCCCTCACCGATGCCGAAGTGGTCGAAACCGAATTGCTGCTGGCCGATCTGGAAAGCCTCGAAAAGCGCGTCCCCAATGCGCAGAAACGCGCCACCGGCGGGGACAAGGATGCTAAGGTCACTGCCGCGGTCCTAGGCAAGGCGCTCGACCTTTTGCGAGACGGCAAGCCCGCCCGCCTGACCGATATCAATGACGAGGAAGAAGCCCGCCACTTCGCGCAGGCCCAATTGCTCACCGCCAAGCCCGTCCTCTACGTCTGCAACGTCAACGAAGAAGATGCCGCCAACGGCAATGAGCTTTCCGCCAAGGTATTCGAAAAAGCCAAGGCCGAAGGCGCCGAAGCCGTCATCGTTTCCGCCGCGATCGAAGCCGACATGGTTGGCATGGACATGGAAGAACGGCTCGAATTCCTCAAGGAAATGGGCCTGGATGAAACCGGCCTCAACCGCATCATCCGCGCCGGGTACGACCTTCTCAACCTCCACACCTTCTTCACCGCCGGCCCCAAGGAAGCGCGGGCATGGACGGTGGAAAAGGGTGCCAAGGCCCCGCAGGCTGCAGGCGAAATCCACACCGATTTCGAACGCGGCTTCATCCGCGCCGAAACCATCGCCTTTGACGATTATGTCGGCCTCGGCGGCGAAGCGGCGGCGCGCGATGCGGGCAAGCTGCGCCAGGAAGGCAAGGAATATGTCGTCAAGGATGGCGACGTGATGATGTTCAAATTCAACGTCTGA
- a CDS encoding tetratricopeptide repeat-containing sulfotransferase family protein has protein sequence MGDHHTDQPLADPLAAAAHGRRLLADRPDLAALQAQEILSANPHFPPALRLLGAARRALGDDEAASEAELAAIDASTGDAELIQAGAALVANELPVAERILKARLKADPFDVAAIRMLAELAARIGRLQDAENLLRRAMELAPDFGGARANLATILYRQNRNVEALDLLEGLSDESGFGLSQRNLRAATLSRLGGYDEAIALYRDVLEKAPKQAKVWMSLGHLLKTVGNQEEAVAAYRQSVALQPDFGEAWWSLANLKTVRFVDADVAAMQSALGGDDLAPDDQLHLEFALGKAAEDRRDHDAAWAHYAKANRIRAAQLRHDPDQISKAVDRAIALFTPEFFAKRQGWGCPADDPIFILGMPRAGSTLIEQILASHPQVEGTMELPDIITMSRELAGKDDQGMGADLYPEILADLDADQIAALGRDFLDRTRIHRKEGRPFFIDKMPNNWMHAGFIRLILPKARIIDARRHPLACGYSNFKQHFARGQSFAYRLDHFGRYYADYCRLMAHLDTVQPGAVTRIIHEDLVDDPDSRIRALLDRMGLPFDQRCIDFHQTERAVRTASSEQVRRPITKAGLDSWKAHEPHLDPLKHALGHWLQDWTAPSPA, from the coding sequence ATGGGGGACCATCACACCGACCAGCCCTTGGCCGATCCGCTCGCGGCCGCCGCGCATGGCCGCCGCCTGCTCGCCGATCGCCCCGATCTTGCCGCGCTGCAGGCGCAGGAAATCCTCAGCGCCAATCCGCACTTCCCCCCGGCGCTCCGCCTGCTGGGTGCAGCCCGCCGCGCATTGGGCGATGATGAAGCCGCCAGCGAAGCCGAGCTTGCCGCGATCGACGCCTCGACCGGCGATGCCGAACTGATCCAGGCCGGCGCCGCGCTGGTCGCCAACGAACTCCCCGTCGCCGAGCGCATCCTCAAGGCACGGCTCAAGGCCGATCCCTTCGACGTCGCTGCCATTCGCATGCTGGCCGAACTCGCCGCGCGCATCGGCCGCCTGCAGGATGCGGAAAATCTGCTGCGCCGCGCCATGGAGCTCGCCCCCGATTTCGGCGGTGCGCGCGCCAACCTCGCCACCATTCTCTATCGCCAGAACCGCAATGTCGAAGCCCTCGACCTGTTGGAAGGCCTGTCCGATGAAAGCGGCTTCGGCCTGTCACAGCGCAATTTGCGCGCCGCCACCTTGAGCCGCCTTGGCGGCTATGACGAAGCCATCGCGCTCTACCGCGACGTACTCGAAAAGGCGCCCAAACAGGCCAAGGTCTGGATGAGCCTTGGCCATCTCCTCAAGACCGTCGGCAACCAGGAAGAAGCCGTCGCCGCCTATCGCCAGTCGGTCGCGCTCCAGCCCGATTTCGGTGAAGCCTGGTGGAGCCTCGCCAATCTCAAGACCGTGCGTTTCGTTGATGCCGACGTCGCCGCGATGCAGTCAGCGCTCGGAGGCGACGACCTCGCCCCCGATGACCAGCTCCATCTCGAATTCGCGCTCGGCAAGGCGGCGGAGGACCGGCGCGATCATGACGCCGCCTGGGCGCACTATGCCAAAGCCAATCGCATCCGCGCCGCCCAGCTGCGCCACGATCCTGACCAGATCAGCAAGGCGGTCGACCGCGCCATCGCTCTCTTCACGCCCGAATTCTTCGCCAAGCGCCAAGGTTGGGGCTGCCCCGCCGATGACCCCATCTTCATCCTCGGCATGCCGCGCGCCGGCTCCACCCTCATCGAACAGATCCTGGCCAGCCACCCCCAAGTCGAAGGCACGATGGAACTGCCCGACATCATCACCATGTCGCGCGAGCTGGCGGGCAAGGATGACCAGGGCATGGGCGCCGACCTATATCCCGAAATCCTCGCCGACCTTGATGCCGACCAGATCGCCGCACTCGGCCGCGATTTCCTCGACCGCACCCGCATCCATCGCAAGGAAGGCCGCCCCTTCTTCATCGACAAGATGCCCAACAACTGGATGCATGCCGGCTTCATCCGGCTGATCCTGCCCAAGGCCCGCATCATCGATGCCCGCCGCCATCCCCTCGCCTGCGGCTATTCCAACTTCAAACAGCATTTCGCGCGCGGCCAGTCCTTTGCCTACCGGCTCGATCATTTCGGCCGATATTATGCCGATTATTGCCGCCTGATGGCGCATCTGGATACGGTCCAGCCGGGCGCCGTCACCCGCATCATCCATGAAGATCTGGTCGATGATCCCGATTCCCGCATCCGCGCCCTGCTCGATAGGATGGGCCTGCCCTTCGACCAGCGCTGCATCGACTTCCACCAGACCGAACGCGCAGTCCGCACCGCGTCGAGCGAACAGGTCCGCCGCCCCATCACCAAGGCAGGGCTGGACAGCTGGAAGGCTCACGAACCCCATCTCGACCCGCTCAAGCACGCGCTCGGGCATTGGCTCCAGGATTGGACCGCGCCCTCACCCGCGTGA